In Porites lutea chromosome 9, jaPorLute2.1, whole genome shotgun sequence, a single window of DNA contains:
- the LOC140948471 gene encoding tolloid-like protein 2, producing the protein MALTACISTLQVAVLLSLFGKGICDSICPNGIVNMTGSTTGTLVYPSSGNYGINETKCWRIEVPKPYRGIGIYFHSFDIEECTNCECDKLTYSSRYGFLSFFNPKCVRRTSRYQEAINMQEGDARPEHVETGRDIWFRFVSDDTVFYKGFNLSYIVESSTPSSSSRSVLNATEDETFEIGTPKVGESKNYPENFDWEWYLIVPEGRQVQLTFDIFELEQSTDCENDYLEVREAISESPAFPTLSFSGKYGPILSKPVCGTNKPGTIQSSGNMVWVHFRSDFNTTTTYRGFKASFKAGQGRLSISHPMALLFLSALLMATSKDSLF; encoded by the exons ATGGCCTTAACTGCATGTATTTCAACCCTACAAGTTGCAG TTTTACTGTCTCTCTTTGGTAAAGGAATCTGTGATTCAA TTTGCCCAAATGGAATTGTAAACATGACCGGCTCTACCACTGGGACACTTGTGTATCCAAGCTCTGGCAACTATGGAATAAACGAGACAAAATGTTGGAGGATTGAAGTTCCCAAGCCTTACAGAGGGATTGGAATATATTTTCACAG ctttgACATAGAAGAATGCACAAACTGTGAGTGTGACAAATTGACCTACAGTAGCCGTTATGGGTTTCTTTCGTTTTTCAACCCAAAATGTGTAAGAAGAACCTCCAGGTACCAGGAAGCTATAAACATGCAAGAAGGAGATGCTCGTCCCGAACATGTTGAGACTGGACGAGATATTTGGTTCCGTTTTGTTTCTGATGACACCGTTTTTTACAAAGGATTCAACTTGTCCTATATCGTCGAATCCAGCACGC CTTCCTCTAGCTCTAGAAGCGTCCTAAATGCAACGGAAGATGAAACCTTTGAGATTGGCACCCCAAAAGTTGGTGAATCGAAAAACTATCCTGAGAATTTTGATTGGGAATGGTACTTAATCGTTCCTGAAGGACGGCAGGTACAACTCACCTTTGACATATTCGAACTTGAACAGAGCACAGACTGCGAGAACGACTATCTGGAGGTGAGAGAAGCCATCTCAGAATCCCCTGCCTTTCCTACCCTAAGTTTTAGTGGAAAGTATGGTCCAATTCTCTCCAAACCCGTATGTGGTACCAACAAGCCTGGTACGATTCAGAGCTCGGGCAACATGGTCTGGGTACATTTCAGGAGCGACTTTAACACCACCACTACTTACAGAGGATTCAAAGCCTCTTTTAAAGCAG